Proteins co-encoded in one Bacillus paramycoides genomic window:
- a CDS encoding cupin domain-containing protein: METVNLLELTKGIQDQHKNFVVSNVNSHCLRIAVFTGEYDWHYHSNSDELFIVLEGELLIDFEDGETAVLKPNDSILIPACTIHRTRALKRTVNLCFENIEADTIKVEQL, translated from the coding sequence ATGGAGACTGTGAATTTATTAGAATTAACGAAGGGCATTCAAGATCAACATAAAAACTTCGTCGTTTCAAATGTGAATAGTCATTGCTTACGAATCGCTGTATTTACTGGTGAATATGATTGGCACTATCATTCTAATTCGGATGAATTATTCATTGTACTAGAGGGAGAATTACTTATTGATTTTGAAGATGGAGAAACAGCGGTTTTAAAGCCGAATGATTCTATTTTAATTCCAGCGTGTACGATTCATAGAACGAGAGCATTAAAGAGAACGGTAAATCTTTGTTTTGAAAATATAGAGGCTGATACGATTAAAGTGGAGCAATTATGA
- a CDS encoding helix-turn-helix transcriptional regulator, translating to MIKNKVKQFRVVRDITQEQLASSVQITRQSLIAIEKNKYNPSLELALKLCEFFNCKVEDLFQLDKTGEEKE from the coding sequence TTGATTAAAAATAAGGTGAAACAATTCCGCGTCGTTAGAGACATCACCCAAGAACAATTAGCTTCCTCTGTTCAAATTACTAGACAATCCCTCATCGCTATCGAGAAGAATAAATACAACCCAAGTTTAGAATTAGCATTAAAATTATGTGAGTTTTTCAACTGTAAAGTAGAAGATTTATTTCAATTAGATAAAACTGGGGAGGAAAAAGAATGA